The proteins below are encoded in one region of Bacillus alveayuensis:
- a CDS encoding aspartate kinase (product_source=KO:K00928; cath_funfam=3.30.70.260,3.40.1160.10; cog=COG0527; ko=KO:K00928; pfam=PF00696,PF01842,PF13840; superfamily=53633,55021; tigrfam=TIGR00656) — protein sequence MGIVVQKFGGTSVGSVERIQNVAKRVIAEKDRGKDVVVVVSAMGKTTDQLVSLAHEISKKPSKREMDMLLTTGEQVTISLLSMALQEQGYETVSFTGWQAGIMTEPVHGNARITKIITDRLEQELKQGKIVIVAGFQGMTESGEITTLGRGGSDTTAVALAAALKAEKCDIYTDVTGVFTTDPRYVKGARKLEAISYDEMLELANLGAGVLHPRAVEFAKNYNVLLEVRSSMEMERGTIVEEETYMEQNLVVRGIAFEDQVTRVSVCGLPNSIHTLSTIFSTLAEHGINVDIIIQSTSKEELTSISFSIKTEDLDETLKVLKQHQNQLQFEKIEYEKNLAKVSIVGSGMISNPGVAAQMFNELADHGILIKMVSTSEIKVSVVVDEDKMVEAVEVLHEAFNLSKQEEVVK from the coding sequence ATGGGAATAGTTGTTCAAAAATTTGGTGGAACTTCTGTAGGGAGTGTTGAGCGAATTCAAAATGTAGCCAAACGAGTCATTGCTGAAAAAGACCGTGGAAAAGATGTTGTCGTTGTCGTGTCAGCAATGGGTAAAACGACAGATCAGTTAGTATCACTTGCTCATGAAATATCCAAAAAACCGAGTAAAAGAGAAATGGACATGCTCTTAACGACAGGTGAACAAGTGACCATTTCCTTATTGTCAATGGCTTTGCAAGAACAAGGCTATGAAACCGTTTCGTTTACAGGTTGGCAGGCAGGAATTATGACAGAACCTGTTCACGGAAATGCGCGAATCACGAAAATTATAACAGATCGACTGGAGCAAGAGCTGAAACAAGGGAAAATTGTCATCGTAGCTGGATTCCAAGGAATGACGGAAAGCGGTGAAATTACAACGTTAGGAAGAGGCGGGTCTGATACAACAGCGGTTGCATTGGCTGCAGCGCTTAAAGCTGAAAAATGTGACATTTATACAGATGTGACAGGGGTATTTACAACAGACCCCCGCTATGTGAAAGGAGCACGAAAGCTTGAAGCTATTTCTTATGATGAAATGCTTGAATTGGCTAATTTAGGAGCTGGTGTGCTGCATCCAAGAGCTGTTGAATTCGCGAAAAACTACAACGTATTGCTTGAAGTAAGATCAAGTATGGAAATGGAAAGAGGGACAATTGTAGAGGAGGAAACATACATGGAACAAAATTTAGTTGTAAGAGGAATTGCTTTTGAAGATCAAGTGACAAGGGTGTCTGTATGCGGGCTGCCAAATAGTATTCATACATTATCTACGATTTTCTCAACGCTTGCAGAACACGGAATTAATGTCGATATTATCATTCAAAGTACTTCAAAAGAAGAACTCACTTCTATTTCTTTCTCGATTAAAACAGAGGACCTTGATGAAACATTAAAAGTGCTAAAACAACATCAAAACCAGCTTCAATTTGAAAAAATTGAATATGAGAAAAATTTAGCAAAAGTTTCGATCGTTGGATCAGGTATGATATCAAATCCAGGGGTAGCAGCGCAAATGTTTAACGAATTAGCCGATCACGGTATCCTCATTAAAATGGTCAGTACGTCAGAAATTAAAGTATCTGTCGTTGTGGATGAAGATAAAATGGTTGAAGCCGTTGAAGTCCTGCATGAAGCCTTCAACTTATCAAAGCAAGAAGAAGTTGTGAAGTAA
- a CDS encoding putative hydrocarbon binding protein (product_source=COG1719; cog=COG1719; pfam=PF10702; superfamily=111126): MKINTLKEKMEHLQDLRVSAFGYELLREILIPDLLGQHSSSLLYWAGKRLARQYPLSSTEEIISFFSYAGWGMLEIINEKKHEIVMELTSELITTRFTLQKTPSFQLEAGFIAEQIQQMNQVVTETYEEIKPRAKKVIFTVKWDSKDQT; encoded by the coding sequence GTGAAAATCAATACATTAAAAGAGAAAATGGAACACCTTCAAGATTTACGAGTAAGTGCATTCGGATACGAATTATTACGTGAAATTTTAATCCCAGACTTGCTCGGTCAACATTCAAGCTCGCTTTTATATTGGGCCGGAAAGCGTCTTGCCCGTCAATATCCTTTATCTTCTACTGAAGAAATCATTTCTTTTTTTTCTTATGCTGGTTGGGGTATGCTTGAAATCATAAACGAAAAGAAACATGAAATCGTAATGGAATTAACGAGCGAGTTGATCACAACGCGTTTTACGTTGCAAAAGACCCCTTCATTTCAACTTGAAGCAGGATTTATCGCTGAGCAAATTCAACAAATGAACCAAGTTGTGACGGAAACGTATGAAGAGATTAAACCTCGTGCTAAAAAAGTAATCTTTACAGTTAAATGGGATTCTAAAGACCAAACTTAA
- a CDS encoding succinate dehydrogenase / fumarate reductase cytochrome b subunit (product_source=KO:K00241; cath_funfam=1.20.1300.10; cog=COG2009; ko=KO:K00241; pfam=PF01127; superfamily=81343; tigrfam=TIGR02046; transmembrane_helix_parts=Inside_1_11,TMhelix_12_31,Outside_32_56,TMhelix_57_79,Inside_80_95,TMhelix_96_115,Outside_116_134,TMhelix_135_157,Inside_158_177,TMhelix_178_200,Outside_201_202), producing the protein MAGNREFVNRRLHSLLGVVPIGIFLIQHLVVNHFATKGPEAFNEAAHFMENLPFRYFLEVFIIFLPLLYHAIYGIYIAFTAKNNVSQYSYFRNWMFLLQRITGIITLIFVAWHVWETRIAAAFGADVNFDMMASILSSPVMLVFYIVGVLSAIFHFANGLWSFAVSWGITVTPRSQQITTYVTMGIFVALSIVGLRAIFAFV; encoded by the coding sequence ATGGCAGGTAACAGAGAATTTGTTAACCGGAGATTACATTCACTATTAGGAGTTGTACCAATTGGCATATTTTTAATTCAACATCTTGTTGTCAACCATTTTGCAACAAAAGGGCCTGAGGCTTTCAACGAGGCTGCTCATTTTATGGAAAATTTGCCTTTTAGGTACTTTTTAGAAGTATTCATTATTTTTCTTCCACTTTTATATCATGCTATTTATGGTATTTATATTGCTTTTACAGCAAAAAACAATGTTAGTCAATATAGTTATTTTCGAAATTGGATGTTTCTCCTACAACGTATAACTGGTATTATTACGCTTATTTTTGTTGCTTGGCACGTGTGGGAAACACGCATAGCTGCAGCATTCGGAGCAGACGTCAACTTTGACATGATGGCCAGCATTTTAAGTAGTCCTGTTATGTTAGTCTTTTACATAGTAGGTGTGCTTTCAGCCATTTTTCACTTCGCCAATGGTCTATGGTCATTTGCAGTTAGTTGGGGGATCACTGTTACTCCTCGTTCTCAGCAAATCACAACATATGTTACAATGGGAATTTTCGTAGCGCTTTCTATTGTAGGATTACGAGCAATTTTTGCTTTCGTATAA
- a CDS encoding succinate dehydrogenase / fumarate reductase flavoprotein subunit (product_source=KO:K00239; cath_funfam=1.20.58.100,3.50.50.60,4.10.80.40; cog=COG1053; ko=KO:K00239; pfam=PF00890,PF02910; superfamily=46977,51905; tigrfam=TIGR01811), whose amino-acid sequence MSGKLIVVGGGLAGLMATIKAAEAGVPVELFSLVPVKRSHSVCAQGGINGAVNTKGEGDSPWEHFDDTVYGGDFLANQPPVKAMCEAAPGIIHLLDRMGVMFNRTPEGLLDFRRFGGTQHHRTAYAGATTGQQLLYALDEQVRRHEVAGLVTKYEGWEFLGIIQDDEGRCRGIVAQNLTTMEIQSFRSDAVIMATGGPGIIFGKSTNSVINTGSAASIVYQQGAYYANGEFIQIHPTAIPGDDKLRLMSESARGEGGRVWTYKDGKPWYFLEEKYPAYGNLVPRDIATREIFHVCVDLKLGINGENMVYLDLSHKDPKELDIKLGGIIEIYEKFMGEDPRKVPMKIFPAVHYSMGGLWVDYDQMTNIPGLFAAGECDYSQHGANRLGANSLLSAIYGGMVAGPKAVEYMNGIEKSAEDLSSTLYDARVKEEQAKWDEILKMDGNENAYLLHKELGEWMTDNVTVVRYNDKLLKTDEKIQELMERWERINITDTAKWSNQGATFTRQLKNMLQLARVITLGAYNRNESRGAHYKPEFPDRNDEEWLKTTMASFAGETEGPKFHYEDVDTSLIKPRKRDYTKKKGEK is encoded by the coding sequence ATGAGTGGTAAATTAATTGTTGTCGGTGGCGGCTTAGCAGGATTAATGGCAACGATCAAAGCAGCAGAAGCCGGCGTACCTGTCGAGTTATTTTCATTAGTTCCTGTTAAACGATCACACTCTGTTTGCGCACAAGGTGGAATTAATGGAGCAGTTAATACAAAAGGTGAAGGTGACTCTCCTTGGGAGCACTTTGATGATACAGTTTACGGTGGAGACTTTTTAGCCAATCAGCCGCCTGTTAAAGCAATGTGTGAGGCAGCACCTGGAATTATTCATCTTCTTGATCGCATGGGTGTCATGTTTAACCGTACACCAGAAGGATTATTAGATTTCCGACGCTTTGGTGGTACACAGCATCATCGTACGGCATATGCTGGAGCAACAACTGGACAACAGCTTTTATATGCTTTAGATGAGCAAGTTCGCCGTCATGAGGTTGCTGGTCTTGTAACAAAGTATGAAGGATGGGAATTTTTAGGGATTATTCAAGACGATGAAGGACGTTGCCGTGGAATTGTTGCGCAAAATTTAACAACTATGGAAATCCAATCATTCCGCTCTGATGCGGTTATTATGGCTACAGGTGGACCTGGTATTATTTTTGGAAAATCAACAAACTCTGTTATCAATACCGGCTCTGCAGCATCTATTGTATATCAGCAAGGTGCTTATTACGCAAATGGGGAATTTATCCAAATTCATCCAACTGCGATACCAGGAGACGACAAATTACGTCTAATGAGTGAATCTGCACGCGGTGAAGGTGGACGAGTATGGACGTATAAAGATGGAAAGCCATGGTATTTCCTTGAAGAGAAATATCCAGCTTACGGAAACTTAGTCCCACGTGATATCGCGACACGTGAAATTTTCCATGTATGTGTAGACTTAAAACTTGGAATTAATGGAGAAAATATGGTCTATTTAGACCTTTCCCATAAAGATCCGAAAGAACTTGATATTAAACTTGGCGGTATAATCGAAATTTATGAAAAATTTATGGGAGAAGACCCACGTAAAGTTCCGATGAAAATCTTCCCAGCTGTTCATTACTCAATGGGTGGATTATGGGTAGATTATGATCAGATGACAAATATCCCGGGACTATTTGCTGCTGGTGAATGTGACTATTCCCAACACGGTGCAAACCGTCTAGGAGCAAACTCTTTATTATCTGCTATTTATGGAGGTATGGTAGCAGGTCCGAAAGCTGTTGAATATATGAATGGTATAGAAAAATCTGCAGAGGATTTATCTTCTACACTTTATGATGCGAGAGTAAAAGAAGAACAAGCAAAATGGGATGAAATTTTGAAAATGGATGGAAATGAAAATGCCTACCTCCTTCATAAAGAATTAGGAGAATGGATGACTGATAATGTAACAGTTGTCCGCTATAATGATAAGCTTTTAAAAACAGATGAAAAGATTCAAGAACTAATGGAACGTTGGGAACGTATTAACATTACCGATACTGCAAAATGGAGCAATCAAGGTGCAACCTTTACACGTCAATTGAAAAACATGCTCCAGCTTGCTCGTGTGATCACATTAGGTGCTTATAACCGTAATGAAAGCCGTGGGGCACACTATAAGCCTGAATTCCCTGACCGCAACGATGAAGAATGGCTCAAAACAACAATGGCAAGTTTTGCAGGAGAAACAGAAGGACCTAAGTTCCACTATGAGGATGTAGATACATCACTCATTAAACCTCGTAAACGTGACTATACAAAGAAAAAGGGGGAAAAGTAA
- a CDS encoding succinate dehydrogenase / fumarate reductase iron-sulfur subunit (product_source=KO:K00240; cath_funfam=1.10.1060.10,3.10.20.30; cog=COG0479; ko=KO:K00240; pfam=PF13085,PF13183; superfamily=46548,54292; tigrfam=TIGR00384): MSEKKVVRFIITRQDRPDSAPYKEEFEIPYRPNMNVISALMEIRRNPVNAKGEKTTPVAWDMNCLEEVCGACSMVINGKPRQSCTALVDQLEQPIRLEPMRTFPVIRDLQVDRSRMFDSLKKVKAWIPIDGTYDLGPGPRMPEKKRQWAYELSKCMTCGVCLEACPNVNSKSNFIGPAPLSQVRLFNAHPTGAMNKSERLEAIMGDGGLANCGNSQNCVQSCPKGIPLTTSIAALNRETTVHSFRKMFGSDYIDS, encoded by the coding sequence ATGAGCGAGAAAAAAGTGGTTCGATTCATTATTACGAGACAAGATCGACCAGACTCTGCCCCTTACAAAGAAGAGTTTGAAATTCCTTATCGCCCGAATATGAACGTCATTTCCGCTTTAATGGAAATTCGTCGCAATCCAGTGAATGCAAAAGGTGAAAAAACAACACCTGTTGCATGGGATATGAACTGTTTAGAGGAAGTTTGTGGTGCTTGTTCAATGGTGATTAACGGAAAGCCGCGCCAATCTTGTACGGCTCTTGTTGATCAGCTTGAGCAACCAATACGCTTAGAACCAATGAGAACTTTTCCAGTTATTCGTGACCTGCAAGTAGATAGAAGTCGTATGTTTGACTCCTTGAAAAAAGTAAAAGCTTGGATTCCAATTGACGGAACATACGATCTTGGACCAGGTCCTCGTATGCCTGAGAAAAAACGTCAATGGGCATATGAGCTATCAAAATGTATGACATGTGGAGTTTGTTTAGAAGCATGTCCAAATGTAAATAGCAAGTCAAACTTTATCGGTCCAGCACCTCTTTCACAAGTACGTTTATTTAATGCCCATCCGACTGGTGCCATGAATAAATCTGAACGCTTGGAAGCGATTATGGGCGATGGAGGGCTTGCTAACTGCGGGAACTCACAAAACTGTGTTCAGTCTTGTCCTAAAGGAATTCCGCTTACAACATCCATTGCAGCATTAAACAGAGAAACGACTGTTCATTCATTCCGTAAAATGTTTGGTAGCGATTATATAGATAGTTAA
- a CDS encoding LuxR family transcriptional regulator of spore coat protein (product_source=KO:K01994; cath_funfam=1.10.10.10; cog=COG2771; ko=KO:K01994; pfam=PF00196; smart=SM00421; superfamily=46894) gives MKEKEFQSKPLLTKREKEVFELLVQDKTTKEIASELFISEKTVRNHISNAMQKLGVKGRSQAVIELLRMGELEL, from the coding sequence TTGAAGGAGAAAGAGTTTCAATCCAAGCCACTGCTAACGAAAAGAGAGAAAGAAGTGTTTGAATTACTTGTACAAGACAAAACAACAAAGGAAATTGCGAGTGAACTTTTTATTAGTGAGAAAACAGTCCGGAATCATATTTCGAATGCGATGCAGAAACTCGGTGTAAAAGGACGTTCACAAGCAGTTATAGAGCTTCTCCGTATGGGAGAACTTGAACTTTAA